The following coding sequences are from one Granulicella arctica window:
- a CDS encoding APC family permease: MGLFSATAIVMGSMIGSGIFIVSADMSRAVGSPALLIAAWLVTAVMTIIGALSYGELAAMMPKAGGQYVYLREALGPLWGFLYGWTLFLVIQTGTIAAVGVAFGKFLGVFFPSVSAQRWLWHIGHVPPWHVGPMVLGNMDLGLNTANLAAIVVITLLTILNTLGVKFGSLVQNIFTSAKVLALAAVVLVGVFAKNAAAVIANFGAGWHAFWAGAEWHTLHAVQVGVGGPTAYVGMLTIVAVVQVGSLFSSDAWNNVTFTAGEIRNPKRNLPLSLAIGTGVVLLLYVLCNFVYLSVLPMSGDPAAATIAGRGIQFAAQDRVATAVMEQAFSGVGAKLMAAAILLSTFGCVNGMLLAGARVYYAMSRDGLFFKSVGKLSERSKTPVNSLWVQWAWTCLLCLSGSYGQLLDYVIFAVLIFYILTITGLFVLRRTQPDAPRPYKAFGYPVLPALYIVMATWICVVLLRYKPQYTWPGLIIVLLGVPVYLLWSKRLGAGKVSVQEN, translated from the coding sequence ATGGGGCTGTTTTCAGCGACGGCCATCGTCATGGGCTCGATGATCGGGTCAGGCATCTTCATCGTCTCGGCCGATATGTCCCGAGCGGTCGGTTCTCCCGCACTCCTCATCGCAGCGTGGCTCGTCACCGCCGTCATGACGATCATCGGCGCGCTCAGCTACGGCGAACTTGCCGCAATGATGCCCAAAGCAGGTGGCCAGTACGTCTATCTGCGTGAGGCTCTCGGCCCACTCTGGGGATTCCTGTACGGCTGGACCCTCTTCCTCGTCATCCAGACCGGTACGATTGCGGCCGTCGGCGTCGCCTTCGGAAAATTTCTCGGCGTCTTCTTCCCCAGCGTCTCCGCGCAACGATGGCTCTGGCATATCGGACACGTTCCGCCATGGCACGTCGGCCCGATGGTGCTCGGAAACATGGACCTCGGCCTGAATACAGCCAATCTCGCAGCCATCGTCGTCATCACCCTGTTGACGATCCTCAATACGCTGGGCGTGAAGTTCGGCTCGCTGGTGCAAAACATCTTCACCTCTGCAAAGGTGCTGGCGCTCGCCGCAGTGGTACTGGTCGGTGTCTTCGCGAAGAATGCGGCTGCGGTGATCGCAAACTTCGGAGCAGGATGGCACGCATTCTGGGCCGGTGCCGAGTGGCATACGCTCCACGCGGTGCAAGTCGGTGTCGGTGGCCCAACGGCATACGTAGGCATGCTGACAATCGTCGCCGTCGTCCAGGTCGGCTCGCTCTTCTCCTCCGATGCATGGAACAACGTAACCTTTACCGCGGGCGAGATTCGCAACCCGAAGCGCAACCTGCCCTTGTCGCTGGCCATTGGCACCGGGGTCGTGCTGCTGCTCTATGTCCTCTGCAACTTCGTCTATCTCAGCGTGCTACCGATGTCGGGCGATCCTGCCGCGGCGACCATCGCAGGGCGGGGAATTCAATTCGCCGCGCAGGACCGGGTTGCAACGGCGGTGATGGAGCAAGCCTTTAGCGGCGTTGGCGCGAAGCTGATGGCGGCGGCCATCCTGCTATCCACCTTCGGCTGCGTCAACGGGATGCTGCTGGCCGGTGCTCGCGTGTACTATGCGATGAGCCGCGACGGGCTGTTCTTCAAGTCAGTGGGCAAGTTGAGCGAGCGCTCGAAGACACCGGTAAACTCGCTTTGGGTGCAATGGGCGTGGACGTGTCTGTTATGCCTCTCGGGAAGTTATGGGCAGTTGCTGGACTACGTGATCTTCGCCGTGCTGATCTTTTATATCTTGACGATTACGGGACTGTTTGTGTTGCGTCGGACACAGCCTGATGCTCCCAGGCCCTACAAGGCATTCGGATATCCGGTACTGCCGGCGTTGTATATCGTGATGGCAACGTGGATTTGTGTTGTACTCTTGCGTTACAAACCTCAATACACCTGGCCGGGCCTGATCATCGTTTTGCTTGGAGTGCCCGTATATCTGCTGTGGTCAAAGAGGTTAGGCGCAGGTAAAGTTTCAGTTCAAGAGAATTAA
- a CDS encoding amino acid permease — translation MGNLFAKKSLNDMTAEANEKGAGTLERVLGPVQLTMLGIGAVIGAGIFVLSGLGAKTAGPALMLSFVLSGLGCAFAGLCYAEFAAMIPLAGSAYTYAYATLGELIAWIIGWDLTLEYAMGASTVSSGWSNNFVEVLNIFHLKFPLWLAYDHWTGLRQATDTVARKMVLAAHPGMVPGTGAFSDAMDALKAAHPAALTTQAHALLNAPHLFGMEIGINVPAFLIALVITVILVIGIQESAKFNGAIVTTKIAIVLFVLGFGSHYVTKGNWGTDWHTFAPFGVGGIGLAAGLVFFSYIGFDAVSTTAQEAKNPQRDLPIGIIVSLTICTLLYIGVAAVLTGMVPWREVNIEAPISRAFLDHNLAWASNIITIGALAGLTSVMLVMLLGQSRVLYAMAHDGLLPRKFFGDIHPRFRTPWKGTILAGALAAVVGSITPIDDIGKMVNIGTLLAFVIVCIAIIVLRKTDPDRARPFKTPFVPLVPILGIFFNGYMMYKLGVWNWVRLVVWLIIGLVVYFTYSRKHSKLQQSLEAEGK, via the coding sequence ATGGGAAATCTGTTTGCCAAAAAGTCACTGAACGACATGACGGCCGAGGCCAATGAAAAAGGCGCTGGGACGCTCGAACGAGTGCTCGGTCCGGTACAGTTGACGATGCTTGGCATCGGCGCGGTTATCGGCGCGGGCATCTTTGTTCTTAGCGGCCTTGGTGCGAAGACAGCAGGGCCGGCTCTTATGTTGTCCTTCGTCCTCAGCGGCCTTGGCTGCGCGTTCGCGGGTCTTTGCTACGCGGAGTTCGCGGCAATGATTCCGCTCGCCGGTAGCGCCTACACCTATGCGTACGCAACGCTCGGCGAGCTGATCGCCTGGATCATCGGCTGGGACCTTACGCTCGAATACGCGATGGGTGCAAGCACCGTAAGCTCCGGATGGTCGAATAATTTCGTAGAGGTGCTGAATATCTTCCACCTGAAGTTCCCGTTATGGCTGGCCTACGACCATTGGACGGGGCTGCGGCAGGCGACTGACACGGTTGCGCGGAAGATGGTGTTGGCAGCACACCCCGGCATGGTTCCCGGAACGGGAGCCTTCAGCGATGCGATGGACGCTCTTAAGGCCGCGCATCCGGCTGCGCTGACCACCCAGGCCCACGCTCTACTCAACGCGCCGCATCTGTTTGGGATGGAGATCGGCATCAATGTTCCGGCCTTCCTGATTGCGCTGGTCATTACGGTGATTCTTGTCATCGGCATTCAGGAGAGCGCGAAGTTCAACGGGGCCATCGTCACGACGAAAATTGCCATCGTCCTCTTCGTCCTTGGCTTTGGATCGCACTATGTGACCAAGGGCAACTGGGGGACCGACTGGCATACCTTCGCACCCTTCGGTGTTGGCGGCATCGGTCTCGCCGCCGGGCTGGTTTTCTTCTCCTACATCGGCTTTGACGCCGTCTCGACGACAGCGCAGGAAGCCAAGAACCCGCAGCGCGATCTTCCTATTGGCATCATTGTGTCGTTGACGATCTGTACGCTGCTCTATATCGGCGTGGCCGCCGTACTCACCGGCATGGTGCCGTGGCGCGAGGTCAACATCGAAGCGCCGATCTCTCGCGCCTTCCTCGACCACAACCTTGCCTGGGCCTCGAACATTATTACCATAGGCGCGCTCGCCGGGCTCACCAGCGTCATGCTGGTCATGCTTCTCGGTCAGAGCCGCGTACTCTATGCGATGGCGCACGACGGCCTGCTGCCACGCAAGTTCTTCGGCGACATTCACCCCAGGTTTCGCACGCCCTGGAAAGGAACGATCCTCGCAGGCGCCCTGGCTGCGGTCGTCGGCAGCATCACTCCTATCGATGACATCGGCAAGATGGTGAACATCGGCACGCTGCTCGCCTTCGTCATCGTCTGCATCGCCATCATTGTGTTGCGCAAGACGGACCCGGATCGTGCACGGCCATTCAAAACTCCGTTTGTCCCGCTGGTGCCCATCCTTGGCATCTTCTTCAACGGCTATATGATGTACAAGCTCGGGGTATGGAACTGGGTGCGGCTGGTGGTCTGGCTGATCATTGGGCTGGTGGTCTACTTTACCTACAGCCGGAAGCACAGCAAGCTGCAACAGAGCCTCGAAGCTGAAGGCAAATAG
- a CDS encoding ABC transporter ATP-binding protein codes for MSPEAVLDPARTNIDGPREGDVIVTDNLWKTYEMGDQQVHALRGVNLRIRHNEYVAIMGPSGSGKSTLMNLIGCLDSPSQGKYWLNGHDVSQLNDDQLARIRNKEIGFVFQTFNLLARATSLHNVELPLIYNGTPAAERIARAKDVLESVNLGSRMMHKPNELSGGQRQRVAIARALVNRPSIILADEPTGNLDSKTGDEIMALFDDLHAKGNTIVLVTHEPDIAEYAHRVVTIRDGVIASDHVSSRMLNKQDSDKHTKSKQN; via the coding sequence ATGTCCCCAGAAGCCGTACTTGATCCCGCCCGTACCAACATCGACGGCCCCCGCGAAGGCGATGTCATCGTCACCGACAACCTTTGGAAGACCTACGAAATGGGCGACCAGCAGGTCCACGCCCTGCGCGGCGTCAACCTCCGCATCCGCCACAACGAGTACGTCGCCATCATGGGACCCTCCGGCTCCGGCAAGTCCACTCTGATGAACCTCATCGGCTGTCTGGACTCCCCATCGCAGGGTAAGTACTGGCTCAACGGCCACGACGTCTCCCAGCTCAACGACGACCAGCTCGCCCGCATCCGCAATAAAGAGATCGGCTTCGTCTTCCAGACCTTCAACCTGCTCGCTCGCGCCACCTCGCTCCACAACGTCGAGCTGCCGCTTATCTACAACGGCACCCCCGCCGCAGAGCGCATCGCCCGCGCCAAGGACGTCCTTGAGTCGGTCAATCTCGGCTCCCGCATGATGCACAAGCCCAACGAGCTTTCGGGCGGCCAGCGCCAACGTGTCGCCATCGCCCGCGCCCTCGTCAACCGCCCCTCCATCATCCTCGCCGACGAGCCGACCGGTAACCTCGACTCCAAAACCGGCGATGAGATCATGGCTCTCTTCGACGATCTGCACGCCAAGGGAAACACCATCGTCCTCGTCACCCACGAGCCTGACATCGCCGAATACGCCCATCGCGTCGTCACCATCCGCGACGGCGTCATCGCGAGCGATCACGTCTCCTCACGCATGCTGAACAAGCAGGACTCGGATAAACACACTAAGAGCAAGCAGAATTAG
- a CDS encoding efflux RND transporter periplasmic adaptor subunit, which translates to MSAKKKILIGVVVLVLIGIVVGTILNSQANVTKVATGKVAREDLVSIVSGTGQIKPKTYVNIGATAFGRITHLNVKEGDHVKAGTVLATLENVQPEATVAAQKATIASSRTDVTSYVAAEKTADANVAQARADLEQKQLDYNRALALFNDKLIAKQDFDAKKAAFDVSAATLQQRQASFAQAKAQTASQRGHVLQNIATQRSNYDALDKTVSRAPFDGLVTNVPVREGETMVTGIQNAEGSTLMTLADMSVITAEVKVDETDIVNVQLNQPVDVTVDALPGRTFKGHVTQVGDQALLRTTGVATSQSTTGTEEAKDFKVVVTLDNPSDELRPGLSTTAKITTSHKPNALTIPIQALVQRDLETEKAFAANDGKQPTTVTDSSTTNRSKAQPTQGVYLLETKNNKLRAMFIPVTTGITGATDIEVLTGLKQGDEIVTGRYKVLRTLNSGTRVKVDNTSELATSASTSN; encoded by the coding sequence ATGAGCGCGAAAAAGAAAATACTGATCGGCGTCGTAGTTCTTGTCCTCATCGGCATAGTGGTTGGCACCATTTTGAACAGCCAGGCCAACGTTACCAAAGTAGCTACCGGCAAGGTGGCTCGTGAAGATCTGGTCTCGATCGTCAGCGGAACGGGTCAGATCAAACCCAAGACCTACGTCAACATCGGCGCTACCGCCTTCGGTCGCATCACCCACCTCAACGTCAAAGAAGGGGATCACGTTAAAGCGGGAACCGTTCTAGCCACCCTGGAAAACGTCCAGCCCGAAGCCACCGTAGCCGCCCAAAAGGCCACGATCGCCTCCTCCCGCACTGACGTCACCTCTTACGTCGCCGCCGAGAAGACCGCCGACGCAAACGTCGCTCAGGCCAGGGCCGACCTCGAACAGAAGCAGCTCGACTACAACCGCGCCCTCGCCCTCTTCAACGATAAGCTCATCGCCAAGCAAGACTTCGACGCCAAGAAAGCCGCCTTTGACGTCTCCGCCGCGACCCTCCAGCAGCGCCAGGCGTCGTTCGCGCAGGCCAAAGCACAGACCGCATCCCAGCGCGGGCACGTCCTCCAGAACATCGCCACCCAACGCTCTAACTACGACGCGCTCGACAAGACCGTCAGCCGGGCCCCCTTCGACGGACTCGTCACCAACGTCCCCGTCCGCGAGGGCGAGACCATGGTCACCGGCATCCAGAACGCCGAAGGTTCCACCCTCATGACCCTCGCCGACATGTCCGTCATCACCGCCGAGGTCAAGGTCGACGAGACCGACATCGTCAACGTCCAACTAAACCAACCCGTCGATGTCACCGTCGATGCCCTGCCTGGCCGCACCTTCAAGGGCCATGTCACACAGGTCGGCGATCAGGCCTTGCTCCGCACCACCGGCGTCGCCACCAGCCAGAGCACCACCGGCACCGAAGAAGCCAAGGACTTCAAGGTCGTCGTCACCCTGGACAACCCCTCCGACGAGCTTCGCCCCGGTCTCTCGACGACCGCCAAGATCACCACCTCGCACAAGCCGAACGCCCTCACCATCCCCATCCAGGCCCTCGTGCAGCGAGATCTCGAGACCGAAAAGGCCTTCGCCGCCAACGACGGCAAACAACCGACCACCGTCACCGACTCCAGCACAACCAATCGCTCCAAGGCTCAGCCGACCCAGGGTGTCTATCTGCTGGAAACCAAAAACAACAAGCTCCGCGCCATGTTTATTCCTGTCACAACCGGAATCACTGGCGCAACCGACATCGAGGTCCTGACTGGCCTCAAACAAGGTGATGAGATCGTTACCGGACGCTACAAGGTTCTACGCACCCTGAATAGCGGAACGCGAGTCAAAGTAGACAACACGTCAGAGCTTGCAACCTCGGCAAGTACAAGTAACTAG
- a CDS encoding GWxTD domain-containing protein, which yields MRTSRNFLSAAVVLTVMMGGSLLYGQEVPAVAPTADGVVQSPPTTEKPDPLKRPLSDKEQIKQRKEVRKELKGPYKKWVDEDVLWIITDQELQAFKSLSNDEERDQFIEQFWLRRNPNPDSPENEFREQHYQRIAYANEHFAAGKPGWRTDRGHIWIAYGKPDSTDSHPSGGSYERPMEEGGGETSTFPFEVWHYRYLEGIGDNIDIEFVDTCMCGDYHMTIDRSEKDALKHVPGAGETLSEQQGQSKKADRFSGGGIEQLGSGPMSQMNQSKQFDRISLAAKLMAPPPIKFKDLDAFLATSKILTGPPFLFDVRTDYVKVTNDTVLVPLTLQIRNGDMTFASKDGVSTGTVNILGRVTNLNHKIIQSFEETVTVPTPTELLERTRNNMSVYWKALPLRPGLYRIDIAIKDVNNPDHIGIWRRSINVPKFDDDRLATSSLILADQMERVPSKDIGAGNFVIGNTRIRPRVPTGVAVPITFHRAQSLNFWMQVYNLGIDEKSKHNGATIEYQIMDLTTNKSILQLEELTSKTNPNSDQVTLERSLPLASLQPGKYELSIKINDGISKQQVAESAPFVID from the coding sequence ATGAGAACGTCACGTAATTTTCTTTCTGCCGCAGTTGTATTGACCGTGATGATGGGAGGAAGCCTGCTGTATGGGCAGGAGGTTCCTGCTGTAGCTCCGACAGCCGACGGCGTGGTTCAGTCTCCCCCTACGACGGAGAAGCCCGATCCGTTGAAGCGGCCGTTGAGCGATAAGGAACAGATCAAGCAACGGAAAGAAGTCAGGAAAGAGCTGAAGGGGCCCTACAAGAAGTGGGTCGACGAGGATGTGCTCTGGATCATCACGGATCAGGAGTTGCAGGCGTTTAAGAGCCTGAGCAATGATGAGGAGCGAGACCAGTTCATCGAGCAGTTCTGGCTACGTCGTAATCCGAATCCCGACTCTCCCGAGAATGAGTTCCGGGAGCAGCATTACCAGCGTATTGCATACGCGAATGAGCATTTTGCAGCAGGCAAACCGGGCTGGCGCACCGATCGCGGTCATATCTGGATCGCTTACGGCAAGCCGGACAGCACCGACTCCCATCCGAGCGGTGGCAGCTACGAACGGCCGATGGAAGAGGGTGGTGGCGAGACCTCTACGTTCCCGTTTGAGGTCTGGCACTATCGCTATCTTGAGGGCATCGGCGACAACATCGATATTGAGTTTGTCGATACGTGTATGTGCGGCGATTACCATATGACGATCGATCGCTCTGAGAAGGATGCTTTGAAGCATGTTCCGGGCGCTGGCGAGACGTTGTCCGAACAGCAGGGACAGTCGAAGAAGGCAGACCGCTTTTCGGGTGGTGGAATTGAGCAGCTAGGATCCGGTCCGATGTCGCAGATGAACCAGAGCAAGCAGTTTGATCGCATCAGCCTGGCGGCAAAGCTCATGGCTCCTCCGCCGATCAAGTTCAAGGATCTTGATGCGTTCCTTGCGACCTCAAAGATTTTGACAGGGCCACCGTTCCTGTTTGATGTGCGTACCGACTATGTGAAGGTGACAAACGACACTGTTCTGGTTCCGCTGACGTTGCAGATTCGGAACGGCGACATGACCTTCGCGAGCAAGGACGGAGTTTCGACGGGCACCGTGAACATTTTGGGGCGCGTCACGAATTTGAATCACAAGATTATCCAGTCCTTTGAGGAGACGGTGACGGTGCCGACTCCGACCGAGCTCCTTGAGCGGACACGAAATAACATGTCTGTTTACTGGAAGGCTTTGCCGCTTCGTCCGGGGCTGTACCGGATCGATATTGCAATCAAGGACGTGAATAATCCGGATCACATCGGAATCTGGCGACGGAGCATCAACGTTCCGAAGTTCGATGACGACAGGCTGGCTACTTCTTCGCTGATTCTTGCGGATCAGATGGAACGCGTGCCGTCGAAGGATATTGGCGCGGGAAATTTCGTGATTGGGAATACGCGTATCCGGCCTCGTGTGCCGACTGGTGTAGCAGTGCCTATTACTTTTCACAGGGCGCAGAGCTTGAACTTCTGGATGCAGGTCTATAACCTGGGTATCGATGAGAAGAGCAAACATAACGGTGCGACGATCGAGTATCAGATTATGGATCTGACCACGAATAAGTCGATTCTGCAGTTGGAGGAGTTGACGTCGAAGACGAATCCAAACTCGGATCAGGTGACTCTTGAGAGGAGCCTGCCCTTGGCGAGTCTGCAGCCAGGCAAATATGAGCTTAGTATTAAAATCAATGATGGAATTTCAAAGCAACAGGTTGCTGAGTCTGCTCCTTTTGTAATCGATTAG
- a CDS encoding TonB-dependent receptor: MRAHFFGEAIDAQGATTVQRFRIEFVLATLVVLLASPMYCVAQHAVVSGVVRDRAGTAQLGVLVEITAANSAVVGRAFTDLRGRYLVNNLTPGLYGVQATAAMFTPALKSNLQLHAGVRAIVNLTMSAIFDTTAWLPAERRKADEPGDDWMWTLRSATNRPILRMVEDGELVMVSSSATEGSHVPSTRGMATVTSGDGGFGDGGLHSVLKIDKAEEDGSHILLCADTGSGRTQFGVGPSMELSSGFERQTGFASTTRSVASVQSHPELISAGGVMGLQSMELTTAQRTKLGDLVDLEVGGTVYSVHTSGYAFVPQPFIRVVVEPSEGWSFGYRMATSRDVQGFSALNNVQPEVPVAVMSNGKLRTEQGRHQEISAGRKIGKGQVKVALYRDVLQRVALAGDGALTSVDLNSLGMSVNGFANGGMADAVTDSFRLLTSGYQAQGVNVMMTQPLGQNLWAAVEFSTGSGLAGDDSITATLPALMGSLKERVGKSAAFALKGTLPGTGTKVRAVYRWQPHDLVTPVDAYREFSDQAFLSFRVRQPMRWEGVLPPGLEASVDVTNLLAQGYQPFLSSDGRTLYLAQSPRTLQAGLSITF; the protein is encoded by the coding sequence TTGCGAGCCCACTTTTTTGGAGAAGCCATCGACGCGCAGGGTGCAACGACTGTGCAACGGTTCCGGATTGAATTCGTGCTGGCGACACTGGTGGTGCTTCTCGCATCTCCAATGTATTGCGTAGCACAGCATGCGGTTGTCTCAGGAGTGGTGCGGGACAGAGCTGGCACGGCTCAGCTTGGCGTACTGGTCGAGATAACGGCCGCAAATTCTGCCGTTGTAGGGCGTGCCTTTACCGATCTTCGTGGGCGTTATCTCGTCAATAATCTGACTCCGGGGTTGTATGGTGTGCAGGCAACTGCCGCGATGTTTACACCTGCCCTTAAGTCTAATCTGCAGCTTCATGCAGGTGTGCGGGCGATCGTCAATCTGACGATGAGCGCGATCTTCGATACGACGGCCTGGCTGCCGGCTGAACGTCGCAAGGCGGATGAGCCTGGAGACGACTGGATGTGGACGCTACGGTCAGCGACGAATCGTCCTATCCTGCGCATGGTCGAGGATGGCGAGCTGGTGATGGTTTCGTCGAGCGCTACGGAGGGCTCGCATGTTCCTTCGACGCGTGGCATGGCGACTGTTACCAGCGGCGACGGCGGATTTGGCGATGGCGGCCTCCATAGTGTTCTTAAGATTGATAAGGCAGAGGAGGATGGCTCCCATATTCTGCTGTGTGCGGACACAGGTTCAGGGCGAACACAGTTCGGCGTTGGACCTTCGATGGAGCTAAGCTCGGGATTTGAACGACAGACGGGGTTTGCGAGTACGACACGCTCCGTGGCTAGTGTGCAATCGCATCCTGAACTGATAAGCGCGGGGGGTGTGATGGGCTTGCAGTCGATGGAGCTGACGACTGCGCAGCGTACAAAACTCGGAGACCTGGTCGATCTTGAGGTTGGGGGAACAGTCTACAGCGTTCATACGTCAGGATATGCGTTTGTGCCGCAGCCATTTATACGGGTGGTTGTGGAGCCGTCCGAAGGGTGGAGTTTCGGATACCGAATGGCGACATCGCGGGATGTTCAAGGTTTCTCGGCATTGAACAATGTGCAGCCCGAAGTTCCGGTTGCTGTGATGAGTAACGGTAAGCTGAGGACAGAGCAGGGAAGGCACCAGGAAATTTCAGCTGGCCGTAAGATTGGCAAGGGACAGGTAAAGGTCGCGCTTTACCGGGATGTGCTGCAAAGAGTGGCGCTGGCGGGTGATGGGGCATTGACCTCAGTCGATCTGAACTCGCTGGGTATGAGCGTTAATGGATTTGCGAATGGCGGCATGGCGGACGCGGTAACGGATAGCTTTCGCTTGTTGACCTCCGGATATCAGGCGCAAGGCGTCAATGTCATGATGACCCAGCCGCTGGGGCAGAATCTGTGGGCTGCGGTTGAGTTCAGTACAGGTTCGGGACTTGCCGGGGATGATTCGATTACGGCAACTTTACCGGCTCTTATGGGAAGCCTCAAGGAGCGGGTAGGGAAGTCGGCGGCTTTTGCGTTGAAGGGCACTCTGCCCGGAACTGGAACGAAGGTTCGAGCGGTCTATCGTTGGCAGCCGCATGATCTGGTAACGCCGGTGGATGCGTATCGGGAGTTCAGCGACCAGGCTTTTCTAAGCTTCAGGGTCCGACAGCCGATGCGTTGGGAAGGTGTGCTGCCGCCCGGGCTTGAGGCGTCTGTAGACGTGACCAATCTGCTTGCGCAAGGCTATCAGCCGTTTCTCTCGTCCGATGGGCGAACGCTTTATCTGGCGCAATCGCCGAGGACGCTACAGGCCGGTCTCTCGATTACTTTTTAG
- a CDS encoding LacI family DNA-binding transcriptional regulator: MLARRTPDLRMSRVTLKTLAKHLQLTAGTISATLNNSAAARAIPEHTKKRILEAAREHNYRPNYFARSLRLQRTYTIGVIVGQIGDPYGAVILNGIEEYLRDTEYFFLTVIHRHDKQVLQTYSQMLLTRGVEGFITVDTSIKDKPARPTVAIAGHKRMTDVTNILLDHKLAARLALTHLLSLGHREIAFLKGLPLSSDSATRWKAIRDVAKELGILIRPELTVQLTSDIPTPELGYPHAKELLARCQPFTALFAYNDISAIGAIQAFNEAGLRVPEDIAIVGFDDVPMAVFSIPSLTTIRQPLHEMGRIAAKTIIDRIEGTAEYTPEIIIEPELIVRLSTGLDVKEKSKK; encoded by the coding sequence ATGCTGGCACGACGAACACCTGATTTGAGAATGTCGAGAGTCACATTAAAAACTCTGGCGAAGCATCTCCAGCTGACCGCTGGCACCATCTCCGCCACTCTGAACAACTCCGCAGCAGCGCGAGCGATCCCCGAGCACACGAAGAAAAGAATCCTGGAAGCAGCGCGGGAGCACAATTACAGACCGAATTACTTCGCTCGCTCCCTTCGCTTACAGCGGACATATACCATCGGAGTGATCGTGGGACAGATCGGCGACCCCTATGGCGCAGTGATCCTCAACGGTATCGAAGAATATCTACGCGACACGGAATACTTTTTCCTTACTGTGATCCATCGTCACGACAAGCAGGTCTTGCAGACCTATTCTCAGATGTTGTTGACGCGAGGTGTTGAAGGTTTTATCACCGTTGACACTTCAATCAAGGACAAACCTGCGCGCCCCACCGTAGCCATCGCTGGACACAAGCGCATGACCGACGTCACCAATATTCTGTTGGATCATAAACTTGCCGCACGGCTCGCGCTCACGCATCTGCTCAGCCTTGGGCACCGCGAGATCGCCTTCCTGAAAGGGCTACCGCTTAGTTCGGATTCGGCAACACGTTGGAAGGCGATCCGTGACGTAGCCAAAGAGTTGGGAATACTCATTCGCCCTGAGCTGACCGTTCAACTAACAAGCGATATCCCAACACCCGAACTAGGGTATCCCCACGCAAAAGAGCTACTCGCCCGATGTCAACCATTCACTGCACTCTTCGCTTATAACGACATCTCAGCGATTGGTGCCATTCAGGCATTCAACGAAGCTGGCCTTCGTGTACCAGAGGATATAGCAATCGTCGGGTTTGACGATGTTCCCATGGCAGTGTTCTCCATCCCCAGCCTCACTACCATCAGACAACCATTGCATGAGATGGGGCGGATCGCTGCAAAAACGATCATCGATCGGATCGAAGGCACAGCCGAGTACACCCCCGAAATCATCATCGAACCAGAACTGATCGTCCGCCTATCAACAGGCCTTGATGTAAAGGAGAAATCTAAAAAGTAA